One segment of Calditrichota bacterium DNA contains the following:
- a CDS encoding DUF819 family protein, whose translation MEAVLLGLFYVLFPAVIIYLCVKVPFLEKMGPVVLAYLIGFTLGNVKLLPRGSESVQSLVATLTIPLAIPLLLFSVDVRKWTKVAGKAMLSMVIAIAAVVAVVIAGNAWFSGQIADVWKISGMLVGVYTGGTPNLAAIKTALNVDSTVYIIVHTYDTLLSTVYIIFFITIARKLFLTFLPEFHFTNENGREEAASDQIENVHSYAGMFARGKFFPLMKAFLVSIGIFAIAGGLSLLVSPNSSMAVAILTITTLGIAFSLVPSINKIDKTFQLGMYLILIFCLDVASMANIHKIAGTSPDLFFFVFLAIFGSLFLHVLISSFFKIDADTVIITSTAMICSPPFVPVVASALKNKEIIVTGLTTGVIGYAIGNYLGIFLAYLLR comes from the coding sequence ATGGAAGCGGTTTTGTTGGGTTTGTTTTACGTCCTTTTCCCAGCGGTTATTATTTACCTTTGTGTGAAAGTTCCTTTTCTTGAAAAAATGGGTCCCGTGGTTTTGGCCTATCTCATCGGATTTACTCTTGGAAATGTAAAACTTTTGCCCCGGGGAAGCGAGTCGGTCCAAAGCCTGGTGGCCACGTTGACCATTCCGCTCGCCATTCCTCTTCTCCTGTTTTCGGTGGATGTAAGAAAGTGGACAAAGGTGGCGGGCAAGGCCATGCTTTCCATGGTGATTGCCATTGCGGCCGTCGTGGCGGTTGTCATTGCGGGAAATGCCTGGTTTTCGGGGCAAATTGCGGATGTCTGGAAAATCAGCGGTATGTTGGTTGGGGTTTACACGGGCGGAACGCCCAACCTGGCCGCTATCAAAACCGCCCTGAATGTGGATTCCACGGTTTACATAATTGTTCACACCTACGACACGCTTCTTTCTACGGTTTACATTATTTTCTTTATTACAATCGCCCGGAAACTGTTCCTGACCTTTTTACCCGAATTTCACTTTACCAATGAGAACGGAAGGGAAGAGGCAGCGAGCGATCAGATTGAAAATGTGCATTCCTACGCGGGAATGTTTGCCCGCGGCAAATTTTTTCCTTTGATGAAAGCCTTTCTGGTTTCCATCGGCATTTTTGCAATTGCCGGAGGCTTGAGTCTTCTGGTCAGCCCCAACTCGTCAATGGCGGTGGCCATCCTGACCATTACCACGCTCGGCATCGCCTTTTCGCTGGTTCCTTCCATAAATAAGATCGACAAAACCTTTCAACTCGGCATGTACCTGATCTTAATCTTCTGCCTGGATGTGGCATCGATGGCCAACATTCACAAAATTGCGGGTACCTCGCCCGATCTGTTTTTCTTTGTGTTCCTGGCCATTTTCGGGTCGCTTTTTCTGCATGTTCTGATTTCCTCGTTTTTTAAGATTGATGCGGATACGGTGATTATTACTTCTACAGCCATGATCTGTTCGCCCCCCTTTGTCCCGGTGGTGGCCAGTGCCCTGAAAAATAAGGAAATCATTGTTACCGGCCTCACGACCGGCGTAATTGGCTACGCCATTGGGAATTATTTGGGGATCTTTCTGGCCTATCTTTTAAGGTGA